In one window of Rhodopseudomonas palustris HaA2 DNA:
- a CDS encoding DUF4337 domain-containing protein, which translates to MGAHESMEHAEHAEHASGSNKKIALLIAVIALFLAFSETLGKAAQTESLAKNVEASNLWAFFQAKSIRRTVVQTVSEQARLSMGTVGDDAAKAGLQKQIEEWQKTAQRYRSEPETGEGSEQLAARAKHAEHDRDLAQARYHHYELASAAFQIGIVLASATIITGMIALAWISGLLALGGLAFTAIGLFAPHAVHLF; encoded by the coding sequence ATGGGCGCGCACGAAAGCATGGAGCATGCCGAACACGCGGAGCATGCGTCAGGCTCGAACAAAAAGATCGCACTGCTGATTGCGGTGATCGCGCTGTTCCTGGCCTTCTCCGAAACGCTCGGCAAGGCCGCCCAGACCGAATCCCTCGCCAAGAACGTCGAGGCCTCGAACCTGTGGGCGTTCTTTCAGGCCAAGAGCATCCGCCGAACGGTGGTGCAGACGGTTTCCGAGCAGGCGCGCCTGAGCATGGGCACGGTCGGCGACGACGCCGCCAAAGCCGGACTGCAGAAGCAGATCGAGGAATGGCAGAAGACCGCGCAGCGCTATCGCTCCGAGCCGGAGACCGGCGAAGGCTCCGAGCAGCTCGCCGCCCGCGCCAAGCACGCCGAGCACGACCGCGACCTCGCCCAGGCGCGCTACCATCACTACGAGCTGGCCTCGGCCGCTTTCCAGATCGGCATCGTGCTGGCCTCGGCGACGATCATCACCGGCATGATCGCGCTGGCGTGGATTTCCGGACTGCTGGCGCTGGGGGGGCTGGCTTTCACCGCGATCGGCCTGTTCGCGCCGCATGCGGTGCACCTGTTCTGA
- the lpdA gene encoding dihydrolipoyl dehydrogenase, with translation MANYDLVIIGTGPGGYVCAIRAAQLGLKVAVVEKNPTLGGTCLNVGCMPSKALLHASELFEEAGHSFAKMGIGVPAPTLDLPTMMNFKQQGIDGNVKGVEYLMKKNKIDVLVGRGKVLGTGKVEVTGNDGKAQTVETKSIVIATGSDVAKLKGIEIDEKRIVSSTGALSLDKVPGKLIVVGAGVIGLELGSVWRRLGAQVTVVEFLDRILPGMDAEIVKQFQRILEKQGFAFKLGAKVTGVDSSGKQLKVSVEAAAGGNPETLEADVVLVAIGRVPFTEGLGLQEAGVALDERGRVAIDDHFATSVQGVYAIGDVVKGPMLAHKAEDEGVAVAEIIAGKAGHVNYDVIPGVVYTTPEVSSVGKTEEDLKQAGVAYTVGKFPFTANGRSKVNQTTDGLVKILADAKTDRVLGVHIVGREAGEMIHEAAVLMEFGGSAEDLARTCHAHPTRSEAVKEAALAVGKRAIHM, from the coding sequence ATGGCCAACTACGATCTCGTCATCATCGGCACCGGCCCCGGCGGCTATGTCTGTGCGATCCGCGCGGCGCAGCTCGGCCTCAAGGTCGCGGTGGTCGAAAAGAACCCCACGCTCGGCGGCACCTGCCTCAATGTCGGCTGCATGCCGTCGAAGGCGCTGTTGCACGCCTCGGAGCTGTTTGAGGAGGCCGGGCACTCCTTCGCCAAGATGGGGATCGGCGTGCCGGCGCCGACGCTCGATCTGCCGACGATGATGAATTTCAAGCAGCAGGGCATCGACGGCAACGTCAAGGGCGTCGAGTACCTGATGAAGAAGAACAAGATCGACGTGCTGGTCGGCCGCGGCAAGGTGCTCGGCACCGGCAAGGTCGAGGTCACCGGCAATGACGGCAAGGCGCAAACCGTCGAGACCAAGTCGATCGTGATCGCCACCGGCTCGGACGTGGCGAAGCTCAAGGGCATCGAGATCGACGAGAAGCGCATCGTGTCGTCGACCGGCGCGCTGTCGCTCGACAAGGTGCCGGGCAAGCTGATCGTGGTCGGCGCCGGCGTGATCGGGCTCGAACTCGGCTCGGTGTGGCGCCGGCTCGGCGCCCAGGTCACCGTGGTCGAATTTCTCGACCGCATCCTGCCCGGCATGGATGCCGAGATCGTCAAGCAGTTCCAGCGCATCCTCGAGAAGCAGGGTTTTGCCTTCAAGCTCGGCGCCAAGGTCACCGGGGTCGACAGTTCGGGCAAGCAGCTCAAGGTCAGCGTCGAGGCCGCGGCCGGCGGCAATCCGGAGACGCTCGAAGCCGACGTCGTGCTGGTCGCGATCGGCCGCGTGCCCTTCACCGAGGGGCTCGGGCTGCAGGAAGCCGGCGTCGCGCTCGACGAGCGCGGCCGCGTGGCGATCGACGATCACTTCGCCACAAGCGTCCAGGGCGTCTATGCGATCGGCGACGTGGTGAAGGGCCCGATGCTGGCGCACAAGGCCGAGGACGAGGGCGTCGCGGTCGCGGAAATCATCGCCGGCAAGGCCGGGCACGTGAACTACGACGTCATTCCGGGCGTGGTCTACACCACGCCGGAAGTCTCATCCGTCGGCAAGACCGAGGAAGACCTCAAGCAGGCCGGCGTCGCCTACACGGTCGGCAAATTCCCGTTCACCGCCAACGGCCGCTCCAAGGTCAATCAGACCACCGACGGTCTGGTGAAGATCCTGGCCGACGCCAAGACCGACCGCGTGCTCGGCGTGCACATCGTCGGCCGCGAAGCCGGCGAGATGATCCACGAGGCCGCAGTGCTGATGGAGTTCGGCGGCTCGGCCGAGGATCTGGCACGGACCTGCCACGCTCACCCCACCCGCTCCGAAGCGGTCAAGGAAGCCGCGCTTGCGGTCGGAAAACGCGCCATCCATATGTAA
- the odhB gene encoding 2-oxoglutarate dehydrogenase complex dihydrolipoyllysine-residue succinyltransferase, translating into MTEIRVPTLGESVTEATIGRWFKKQGDAVAVDEPLVELETDKVTIEVPAPSAGTLGEIIAKDGETVAVGALLGQISEGGGAAKPAAPAKPAAAPAAAAAAPAAAAPKAAPADAPQAPSVRRLSTESGVDASTVPGSGKDGRVTKGDMLAAIEKAASAPTPVNQPAAAVQVRAPSPADDAAREERVKMTRLRQTIARRLKEVQNTAAMLTTFNEVDMTNVMALRSQYKDVFEKKHGAKLGFMGFFTKACVQALKDIPAVNAEIDGTDLIYKNYYHVGVAVGTDKGLVVPVVRDCDEKSIAAIEKGIADFGKRARDGQLKIEEMQGGTFTITNGGIYGSLMSTPILNAPQSAILGMHKIQERPVVVAGKIEIRPMMYLALSYDHRVIDGKEAVTFLVRVKESLEDPARLVLDL; encoded by the coding sequence ATGACTGAAATTCGCGTTCCGACGCTCGGCGAATCCGTGACCGAGGCGACCATCGGCCGCTGGTTCAAGAAGCAGGGTGACGCCGTCGCGGTCGACGAGCCGCTGGTCGAACTCGAGACCGACAAGGTCACCATCGAAGTGCCGGCGCCGTCGGCCGGCACCCTCGGCGAAATCATCGCCAAGGACGGCGAGACCGTCGCCGTCGGCGCGCTGCTGGGCCAGATCTCGGAAGGGGGCGGTGCCGCCAAGCCCGCCGCGCCGGCCAAGCCGGCCGCCGCGCCGGCTGCCGCCGCTGCAGCGCCCGCTGCGGCCGCGCCCAAGGCCGCGCCGGCCGATGCGCCGCAGGCACCGTCGGTGCGGCGGCTGTCGACCGAGAGCGGCGTCGATGCCTCGACCGTGCCGGGCTCCGGCAAGGACGGCCGCGTCACCAAGGGCGACATGCTGGCGGCGATCGAGAAGGCGGCGTCGGCGCCGACCCCGGTCAACCAGCCCGCCGCCGCCGTCCAGGTCCGCGCCCCGTCGCCGGCCGACGATGCCGCGCGCGAGGAGCGCGTCAAGATGACCCGGCTGCGCCAGACCATCGCGCGCCGGCTCAAGGAAGTTCAGAACACCGCCGCGATGCTGACGACCTTCAACGAGGTCGACATGACCAACGTCATGGCGCTGCGCAGCCAATACAAGGACGTGTTCGAGAAGAAGCACGGCGCCAAGCTCGGCTTCATGGGCTTCTTCACAAAGGCCTGCGTGCAAGCGCTGAAGGACATCCCGGCGGTCAATGCCGAGATCGACGGCACCGATTTGATCTACAAGAACTACTACCATGTCGGCGTCGCGGTCGGCACCGACAAGGGCCTGGTGGTGCCGGTGGTGCGCGATTGCGACGAGAAGTCGATCGCCGCGATCGAGAAGGGCATTGCCGATTTCGGCAAGCGCGCCCGCGACGGCCAGCTCAAGATCGAGGAAATGCAGGGCGGCACCTTCACGATCACCAATGGCGGCATCTACGGCTCGCTGATGTCGACGCCGATCCTCAACGCGCCGCAGTCGGCGATCCTCGGCATGCACAAGATCCAGGAGCGGCCGGTGGTCGTCGCCGGCAAGATCGAAATCCGGCCGATGATGTATCTGGCGCTCAGCTACGATCACCGCGTGATCGACGGCAAGGAAGCGGTGACCTTCCTGGTCCGCGTCAAGGAAAGCCTGGAAGACCCGGCCCGGCTGGTGCTGGATCTGTAA
- a CDS encoding tyrosine recombinase XerC, producing MPPPIDLPCAAADLNAEFTRWLSHLRAERRLSGKTLEAYARDLRQFLFFLAGHWGGEVTLGRFARLETTDVRAFMAARRGDAIAGRSLMRALAGLRSFGRFLEREGKGSVGALSAVRAPKIKKSLPKPIQIAAAKRLADADERAGEDRETWVLVRDAAVMALLYGSGLRISEALGLKRRDVPAPGKGDTLIVLGKGNKTRMVPVLDAVLAQIADYAKACPHPLPPDGPMFVGARGGPLSPRIIQLAMERLRGALGLPDSATPHALRHSFATHLLSRGGDLRAIQELLGHASLSTTQIYTGIDTERLLEVYASAHPRA from the coding sequence ATGCCCCCTCCGATCGACCTGCCTTGCGCCGCCGCCGATCTCAACGCGGAATTCACCCGCTGGCTGTCGCATCTGCGCGCCGAGCGCCGGCTGTCCGGCAAGACGCTGGAGGCCTATGCGCGCGACCTGCGCCAGTTTCTGTTTTTTCTCGCCGGCCATTGGGGCGGCGAGGTGACGCTCGGCCGCTTCGCGCGACTGGAAACAACCGACGTGCGCGCCTTCATGGCGGCGCGGCGCGGCGATGCGATCGCCGGCCGCTCGCTGATGCGGGCGCTGGCCGGGCTGCGCTCGTTCGGCCGCTTCCTCGAACGCGAGGGCAAGGGCAGCGTCGGCGCGCTGTCGGCGGTGCGGGCGCCGAAGATCAAGAAGAGCCTGCCGAAGCCGATCCAGATCGCCGCCGCCAAGCGGCTGGCGGACGCCGACGAGCGCGCCGGCGAGGATCGCGAGACCTGGGTGCTGGTTCGCGACGCCGCCGTGATGGCGTTGCTGTACGGCTCCGGCCTGCGCATCTCCGAAGCGCTCGGGCTGAAGCGTCGCGACGTACCGGCGCCGGGCAAGGGCGACACCCTGATCGTACTCGGCAAGGGCAACAAGACCCGGATGGTGCCGGTGCTCGACGCCGTGCTGGCGCAGATCGCCGACTACGCGAAAGCCTGCCCGCATCCGCTGCCGCCGGACGGGCCGATGTTCGTCGGCGCGCGCGGCGGGCCGCTCAGCCCGCGAATCATCCAGCTGGCGATGGAGCGGCTGCGCGGCGCGCTTGGACTGCCGGATTCGGCCACCCCGCACGCGCTGCGGCACTCTTTCGCGACGCATCTTCTGAGCCGCGGCGGCGATTTGCGCGCGATCCAGGAATTGCTCGGCCACGCCTCGCTGTCGACCACGCAGATTTATACCGGCATCGACACCGAGCGGCTGCTGGAAGTCTACGCCAGCGCCCATCCGCGCGCGTGA
- a CDS encoding MAPEG family protein, which produces MQPMPTEIVVLGWSVVLLIGQMFLASIPATMELGGPYQAGPRDEGKVAQGRFAGRAARAFRNLLETYPAFVALALALAVTGKTGGYAATAAVIWLVARVLYAPLYIIEIPFARSIAWLVSLLALIAMLIRLLS; this is translated from the coding sequence ATGCAGCCGATGCCGACCGAGATCGTGGTGCTGGGCTGGAGCGTCGTGCTGCTGATCGGGCAGATGTTCTTGGCGTCGATCCCGGCCACGATGGAGCTGGGCGGTCCGTATCAGGCCGGTCCCCGCGATGAAGGCAAAGTGGCGCAGGGCCGGTTCGCCGGCCGTGCGGCGCGCGCCTTCCGCAATCTGCTCGAGACCTATCCGGCCTTCGTCGCGTTGGCGCTGGCGCTGGCCGTCACCGGCAAGACCGGCGGCTATGCGGCGACCGCCGCGGTGATCTGGCTGGTCGCGCGGGTGCTGTACGCGCCGCTCTACATCATCGAGATTCCGTTCGCCCGCAGCATCGCCTGGTTGGTGTCGCTGCTGGCGCTGATCGCGATGCTGATCCGGCTGCTGTCGTGA
- a CDS encoding primosomal protein N': protein MDDSPTSPASPSAMRVVDVQVPVAIDQAYSYRVPRGLELKPGDVVAVPLGSREVMGVVWAENENPDPRLHNRLKDVAEKLDVPPLREELRRLVDWVANYTLSPRGQVLRMTLRMGELGPERVRTGVRLIGPPPQRMTPARRRLIEILSDGLLHGKSDAAKEAGCSAGVIDGLVDEGTLSVEPMPREPAAPTPDPDFAPADFSPEQAAAAETMRELVKSGGGFQAALLDGVTGSGKTEVYFEAVAEIIRQGRQTLILMPEIALTGQFLDRFALRFGVRPLEWHSELTPRTRARNWAAIAAGEAQVVVGARSALFLPYADLGLIIVDEEHDQAYKQEDGAHYHARDMAVVRASIAKIPIVLASATPSVETEVNARKGRYRRIPLPSRFGGQHMPQIEAIDLRRAPPMRGRFISPPLAEQIGHAIERGEQALLFLNRRGYAPLTLCRACGHRFACTICDAWLVDHRFRQRLVCHHCGFSMPRPHQCPHCGAEESLVAVGPGVERLQEEAASLFPQARTMVLSSDLITSIEAMRSELNDIAEGRVDIIIGTQLVAKGHNFPRLNLVGVVDADLGLSNGDPRAAERTFQLLNQVIGRAGRDQGRGVGFLQTHQPEHPVMKALVACDREAFYASEIDARERTLYPPFGRLASLIVSAGDRPSAEGFARKLASCAPVDERVQVLGPAEAPLAVIKGRYRFRLLVKSVRSFDLSNYLRSWLAQGPKTKGNLKLEVDVDPQSFL, encoded by the coding sequence ATGGACGACTCTCCCACCAGCCCGGCCTCGCCCTCGGCAATGCGCGTCGTCGACGTGCAGGTGCCGGTCGCGATCGATCAGGCCTATTCGTACCGGGTGCCGCGCGGGCTCGAGCTGAAGCCCGGCGACGTCGTCGCGGTGCCGCTCGGGTCGCGCGAGGTGATGGGGGTGGTCTGGGCCGAGAACGAAAATCCCGATCCGCGGCTGCACAATCGCCTCAAGGATGTTGCCGAGAAGCTCGACGTGCCGCCGCTGCGCGAGGAGCTGCGCCGGCTGGTCGACTGGGTCGCCAATTACACGCTGTCGCCGCGCGGCCAGGTGCTGCGGATGACGCTGCGGATGGGCGAACTCGGCCCGGAGCGGGTGCGGACGGGAGTCCGCCTGATCGGCCCCCCGCCGCAGCGGATGACGCCGGCGCGGCGGCGGCTGATCGAGATCCTGTCCGACGGCCTGCTGCACGGCAAATCGGACGCGGCGAAGGAGGCGGGCTGCAGCGCCGGGGTGATCGACGGGCTGGTCGACGAGGGCACGCTCAGCGTCGAGCCGATGCCGCGCGAGCCGGCGGCGCCGACGCCCGATCCGGATTTTGCGCCGGCGGATTTCTCGCCGGAGCAGGCGGCGGCGGCCGAGACGATGCGCGAACTGGTCAAGTCCGGCGGCGGCTTTCAGGCGGCGCTGCTCGACGGCGTCACCGGCTCCGGCAAGACGGAAGTGTATTTCGAGGCGGTCGCCGAAATCATCCGCCAGGGGCGGCAGACGCTGATCCTGATGCCGGAGATCGCGCTGACCGGGCAATTCCTCGACCGCTTCGCGCTGCGCTTCGGCGTCCGGCCGCTGGAATGGCATTCTGAACTCACGCCGCGCACCCGCGCCCGCAACTGGGCGGCGATCGCCGCCGGCGAGGCGCAGGTGGTGGTCGGGGCGCGTTCGGCGCTGTTCCTGCCTTACGCCGATCTCGGGCTGATCATCGTCGATGAGGAGCACGACCAGGCCTACAAGCAGGAGGACGGCGCGCATTATCACGCCCGCGACATGGCGGTGGTGCGGGCGTCGATCGCGAAAATTCCGATCGTGCTGGCCTCGGCGACGCCGTCGGTCGAGACCGAGGTCAACGCCCGCAAGGGCCGCTACAGGCGGATTCCGCTGCCGTCACGATTCGGCGGCCAGCACATGCCGCAGATCGAGGCGATCGATCTGCGCCGCGCGCCGCCGATGCGCGGGCGCTTCATCTCGCCGCCGCTGGCCGAGCAGATCGGCCACGCCATCGAACGCGGCGAACAGGCGCTGCTGTTTCTCAACCGCCGCGGCTATGCGCCGCTGACCTTGTGCCGGGCCTGCGGTCACCGCTTCGCCTGCACCATCTGCGACGCCTGGCTGGTCGATCACCGCTTCCGGCAGCGGCTGGTGTGCCACCATTGCGGCTTCTCGATGCCGCGCCCGCACCAATGCCCGCATTGCGGCGCCGAGGAATCTTTAGTCGCAGTCGGGCCCGGCGTCGAACGGCTGCAGGAGGAGGCGGCCAGCCTGTTTCCGCAGGCGCGCACCATGGTGCTGTCGAGCGACCTGATCACCTCGATCGAGGCGATGCGCAGCGAACTCAACGATATCGCCGAGGGCCGGGTCGACATCATCATCGGCACCCAGCTTGTGGCGAAAGGTCACAACTTCCCGCGGCTGAACCTGGTCGGTGTGGTCGATGCCGATCTCGGCCTGAGCAATGGCGATCCGCGCGCCGCCGAGCGCACCTTCCAATTGCTCAATCAGGTGATCGGCCGCGCCGGCCGCGATCAGGGCCGCGGCGTCGGCTTTCTGCAGACGCATCAGCCGGAGCATCCGGTGATGAAGGCGCTGGTCGCGTGCGACCGCGAGGCTTTCTATGCCAGCGAGATCGACGCCCGCGAACGCACGTTGTATCCGCCGTTCGGCCGGCTCGCGAGCCTGATCGTGTCCGCCGGCGACCGGCCGAGTGCGGAAGGCTTTGCGCGGAAGCTGGCGTCCTGCGCGCCGGTGGACGAGCGCGTCCAGGTGCTGGGACCGGCGGAAGCGCCGCTGGCGGTGATCAAAGGCCGCTATCGCTTTCGGCTGCTGGTGAAGTCGGTGCGGTCGTTCGATTTGTCGAACTACTTGCGGTCATGGCTGGCGCAAGGACCGAAGACGAAAGGAAACCTGAAGCTCGAGGTCGACGTCGATCCGCAAAGCTTCCTGTAA
- a CDS encoding SDR family oxidoreductase gives MNDRVVVITGGSRGIGRATALAAAARGFKVVVGYASNAEAAQETVSAIEASNGRAIAVKCDVGDEADIIALFEAADKFGTLGALVNNAGIVGPTARVDEMSAERIQRMMAVNVTGSILCAREAVKRLSTRHGGPGGVIINLSSVAAKLGSPNTYVDYAASKGAIDSFTIGLGHEVAGEGIRVAAIRPGLIDTEIHASGGDPDRAHRLSGHVPMQRVGRAEEIANAVVWLMSDEASYVTSAIIDVSGGR, from the coding sequence ATGAACGACCGCGTCGTCGTCATCACCGGAGGCAGCCGCGGCATCGGCCGCGCCACCGCGCTCGCCGCTGCGGCCCGCGGCTTCAAGGTCGTGGTCGGCTACGCCAGCAATGCGGAGGCGGCGCAGGAGACCGTGTCGGCGATCGAGGCCAGCAACGGCCGGGCGATCGCGGTGAAATGCGACGTCGGCGACGAGGCGGATATCATTGCTTTGTTCGAGGCCGCCGACAAATTCGGGACGCTCGGCGCGCTGGTCAACAATGCCGGCATCGTCGGCCCGACCGCGCGGGTCGACGAGATGTCGGCGGAGCGCATCCAGCGGATGATGGCGGTCAACGTCACGGGCAGCATCCTGTGCGCGCGCGAGGCGGTGAAGCGGTTGTCGACCCGGCACGGCGGCCCCGGCGGCGTGATCATCAATCTGTCGTCGGTCGCAGCCAAACTCGGATCGCCGAATACTTACGTTGACTACGCCGCTTCCAAGGGCGCGATCGATTCCTTCACTATCGGGCTCGGCCATGAGGTCGCCGGCGAAGGCATTCGCGTCGCCGCGATCCGCCCCGGCCTGATCGACACCGAGATCCACGCCTCCGGCGGCGATCCGGACCGCGCCCACCGGCTCAGCGGCCATGTGCCGATGCAGCGCGTCGGCCGCGCCGAGGAAATCGCCAACGCCGTGGTCTGGCTGATGTCGGACGAAGCCTCCTACGTCACCAGCGCCATCATCGATGTCTCGGGCGGACGATAG
- a CDS encoding 2-oxoglutarate dehydrogenase E1 component: MSRQDANAAFALSSFLQGANATYIDDLYSRYENDPNSVDADWQAFFKSLKDNPGDIQKNAEGPSWEQAHWPLTPRDDLTSALDGNWAQVEKTVGQKIQSKAQTKGVELSTSDVNQATRDSVRALMLIRAYRMRGHFHAKLDPLGLEPAKDHEELDIRSYGFTEADLDRKIFLDHVLGLEYGSLREIVAICERTYCQTMGIEFLHISNGAQKAWLQERIEGPDKEISFTREGRRAILMKLVEAEGFEKFCDLKFTGTKRFGLDGGESLIPALEQIIKRGGNLGVREIVLGMPHRGRLNVLTQVMGKPHRALFHEFKGGSANPDEVEGSGDVKYHLGASSDREFDHNKVHLSLTANPSHLEIVDPVVLGKVRAKQDQHGDLPEERVSVLPLLMHGDAAFAGQGVVAECFGLSDLKGYRTGGSIHFIVNNQIGFTTYPRYSRSSPYPSDVAKMIDAPIFHVNGDDPEAVVFAAKIAVEYRQKFHKPVVIDMFCYRRHGHNEGDEPAFTQPMMYRKIAGHPSALELYSKRLIADGVITEGEVEKAKADWRARLDAELEAGSSYRPNKADWLDGKWAGFKSADQEEDPRRGITGVDLANLKEIGRKITKVPEGFRVHRTVGRFLENRAKAIDSGVGIDWATGEALAFCTLLQEGHRVRLSGQDSERGTFSQRHSVLFDQEDETRYTPFNHLSPDQGHYEVVNSMLSEEAVLGFEYGYTLAEPNALTIWEAQFGDFANGAQVLFDQFISSGERKWLRMSGLVCMLPHGYEGQGPEHSSARLERFLQMCAEDNMQVVHATTPANFFHVLRRQLRREIRKPLILMTPKSLLRHKRAVSRLDEFGPDTSFHRVLADDAQVLPDEKIKLVPDAKIRRVVICSGKVYYDLYEEREKRGIDDIYLLRVEQLYPVPLKTLVQEMSRFKEAELVWCQEEPRNMGAWHFIEPYLEWVQNQAGATHRRPRYVGRPASAATASGLMSKHLAQLKAFLDEAMR; this comes from the coding sequence ATGTCTCGCCAGGACGCGAATGCCGCTTTCGCCCTCTCTTCGTTTCTGCAGGGCGCCAATGCCACCTATATCGACGATCTCTATTCCCGCTACGAAAACGACCCGAACTCCGTCGATGCCGACTGGCAGGCATTCTTCAAAAGTCTGAAGGACAATCCCGGAGACATCCAGAAGAACGCCGAGGGCCCGTCCTGGGAGCAGGCCCACTGGCCGCTGACGCCGCGCGACGACCTCACCTCGGCGCTGGACGGCAACTGGGCCCAGGTCGAAAAGACCGTCGGCCAGAAGATTCAGTCCAAGGCCCAGACCAAGGGCGTCGAGCTGTCGACCTCCGACGTCAACCAGGCCACCCGCGATTCCGTCCGCGCGCTGATGCTGATCCGCGCCTATCGCATGCGTGGCCACTTCCACGCCAAGCTCGATCCGCTCGGCCTGGAGCCGGCCAAGGATCACGAGGAACTCGACATCCGCTCCTACGGCTTCACCGAGGCCGATCTCGACCGCAAGATCTTCCTCGATCACGTGCTCGGCCTCGAATACGGCTCGTTGCGCGAGATCGTCGCGATCTGCGAGCGCACCTACTGCCAGACCATGGGCATCGAGTTTCTGCATATCTCGAACGGTGCCCAGAAGGCCTGGTTGCAGGAGCGGATCGAAGGTCCCGACAAGGAGATCAGCTTCACCCGCGAAGGGCGTCGCGCGATCCTGATGAAGCTGGTCGAGGCCGAAGGCTTCGAGAAGTTCTGCGATCTGAAATTCACCGGCACCAAGCGGTTCGGCCTCGACGGCGGCGAGTCGCTGATCCCGGCGCTGGAGCAGATCATCAAGCGCGGCGGCAATCTCGGCGTGCGCGAGATCGTGCTAGGCATGCCGCATCGCGGCCGGCTCAATGTGCTGACCCAGGTGATGGGCAAGCCGCACCGCGCGCTGTTCCATGAATTCAAGGGTGGCTCGGCCAATCCGGACGAGGTCGAAGGCTCGGGCGACGTCAAATATCACCTCGGTGCCTCGTCGGATCGCGAGTTCGACCACAACAAGGTGCATCTGTCGCTGACCGCCAACCCGTCTCACCTCGAGATCGTCGATCCGGTGGTGCTCGGCAAGGTCCGCGCCAAGCAGGACCAGCACGGCGATCTGCCGGAAGAGCGCGTCTCGGTGCTGCCGCTGCTGATGCACGGCGACGCCGCGTTCGCCGGACAGGGCGTGGTGGCGGAATGCTTCGGCCTGTCCGACCTGAAGGGCTACCGCACCGGCGGTTCGATCCACTTCATCGTCAACAACCAGATCGGCTTCACCACCTATCCGCGCTACTCGCGATCGTCGCCGTATCCGTCGGACGTCGCCAAGATGATCGACGCCCCGATCTTCCATGTGAACGGCGACGATCCGGAAGCGGTGGTGTTCGCGGCCAAGATCGCGGTCGAGTACCGGCAGAAGTTCCACAAGCCGGTCGTGATCGACATGTTTTGTTACCGTCGCCACGGTCACAACGAGGGCGACGAGCCGGCCTTCACCCAGCCGATGATGTATCGCAAGATCGCGGGCCATCCGTCGGCGCTGGAACTGTATTCGAAGCGGCTGATCGCCGACGGCGTGATCACCGAAGGTGAAGTCGAGAAGGCCAAGGCCGACTGGCGCGCCCGGCTCGACGCCGAACTCGAGGCCGGCTCCAGCTATCGGCCGAACAAGGCCGACTGGCTCGACGGCAAATGGGCCGGCTTCAAATCCGCCGATCAGGAAGAGGATCCGCGCCGCGGCATCACCGGCGTCGATCTCGCCAACCTGAAGGAGATCGGCCGCAAGATCACCAAGGTGCCGGAAGGCTTCCGGGTGCATCGCACGGTCGGGCGTTTCCTCGAGAACCGCGCCAAGGCGATCGACAGCGGCGTCGGCATCGACTGGGCCACCGGCGAGGCCTTGGCGTTCTGCACCCTGCTGCAGGAAGGCCATCGGGTCCGCTTGTCCGGCCAGGATTCCGAACGCGGCACCTTCTCGCAGCGCCATTCGGTGCTGTTCGATCAGGAAGACGAGACCCGCTACACCCCGTTCAATCATCTCTCGCCCGATCAGGGGCATTATGAGGTGGTGAACTCGATGCTGTCGGAAGAGGCCGTGCTCGGCTTCGAATACGGCTACACGCTGGCCGAGCCGAACGCGCTGACGATCTGGGAAGCGCAGTTCGGCGACTTCGCGAACGGCGCCCAGGTGCTGTTCGACCAGTTCATTTCGTCGGGCGAACGCAAATGGCTGCGGATGTCCGGCCTGGTCTGCATGCTGCCGCACGGCTACGAGGGCCAGGGACCGGAGCATTCTTCCGCCAGGCTCGAGCGCTTCCTGCAGATGTGCGCCGAGGACAACATGCAGGTGGTGCATGCCACCACGCCGGCGAACTTCTTCCACGTGCTGCGCCGCCAGCTCCGTCGCGAGATCCGCAAGCCGCTGATCCTGATGACGCCGAAGTCGCTGCTGCGCCACAAGCGGGCGGTGTCCAGGCTCGACGAATTCGGGCCCGACACCAGCTTCCATCGCGTGCTGGCCGATGACGCCCAAGTGCTGCCGGACGAGAAGATCAAGCTGGTGCCGGACGCAAAGATCCGCCGCGTCGTGATCTGCTCCGGCAAGGTCTATTACGACCTCTACGAGGAGCGCGAGAAGCGCGGCATCGACGACATCTATCTGTTGCGCGTCGAGCAACTCTATCCGGTGCCGCTGAAGACGCTGGTGCAGGAGATGTCGCGCTTCAAGGAGGCCGAACTGGTGTGGTGCCAGGAAGAGCCGCGCAACATGGGCGCCTGGCACTTCATCGAGCCTTATCTGGAGTGGGTCCAGAATCAGGCCGGCGCGACCCATCGTCGTCCGCGCTATGTCGGCCGCCCCGCCTCGGCGGCCACCGCCTCGGGCCTGATGTCGAAGCATCTGGCCCAGCTCAAGGCCTTCCTCGACGAGGCGATGCGTTGA